The Psilocybe cubensis strain MGC-MH-2018 chromosome 7, whole genome shotgun sequence genome has a window encoding:
- a CDS encoding Transcription initiation factor TFIID subunit 10 encodes MSNTQQTPTYGYPIASPYVPVVAESSAQAQAQQSAQSTAGAAAAPAASASTSAQTPAAQSRQAAEEARKDRTLADFMLMLDEYEPLIPNEVTDYYLQRVGFECEDVRLKRLLSLAAQKFVSDIAADAYQHARIRTNASGGRARVNQPLTGPGSAKDKTRTTLTMDDLSAALAEYGINSRKPEYYI; translated from the exons ATGTCCAATACACAACAGACCCCAACTTACGGATATCCTATAGCTTCGCCGTATGTGCCTGTGGTAGCCGAGTCGTctgcgcaggcgcaggcacAACAGAGTGCCCAGAGCACGGCaggcgctgctgctgcacccGCTGCATCAGCATCGACTTCTGCGCAGACTCCTGCCGCACAATCTCGTCAGGCGGCTGAGGAGGCCAGGAAGGACCGCACGTTGGCCGACTTTATGTTGATGTTGGACGAGTATGAGCCTTTG ATACCAAATGAGGTCACAGACTACTACCTCCAACGCGTCGGGTTTGAGTGCGAAGACGTTCGCTT AAAACGCTTGCTATCACTCGCTGCCCAGAAGTTTGTATCTGATATCGCCGCGGACGCATACCAACACGCGCGTATTCGAACGAATGCGTCTGGAGGGCGAGCACGCGTCAACCAACCTCTTACAGGTCCTGGTTCTGCGAAG GACAAGACGAGAACGACGTTGACAATGGACGATCTGAGTGCGGCTCTTGCAGAGTACGGCATAAACTCTCGGAAACCAGAGTATTACATATAG
- a CDS encoding SAGA-associated factor 73, producing the protein MTLKLKPSSAPSTPFSWDIPSPSASSEAGVPLSPPTSWLPARDMKIFGARPLTSTSDIGLVKCGDCGKPILRSFILEHSDTCALIRSGGKKGAKGKANAADGDDKKGGKKRKASPSPDEPSKKKAKPATKVTKGRMKGPVDYDKQCGVINDKGMPCSRSLTCKSHAMGAKRAVQGRSRKYDELLLEWQRANNPNFVEPVKRETKAEKKEKREKEKLEKKRLAGEAAAALGVDPATMSKKLAAAGSSKKIGKKAAAAAAAQQRLAEELREDVDEDVEELDSEVEVEELIKSVRVAKENGVIGVPLAVPCDAGTWFIQRRERVRCCRDLLFNALGSAGGTGAPGSMITSTMGLMNRSTSLTAGNPGGILRLA; encoded by the exons ATGACTCTCAAGCTCAAGCCATCCTCTGCTCCTTCTACACCCTTCTCGTGGGACATACCCTCGCCCTCGGCCAGCTCAGAGGCTGGCGTTCCTCTCTCACCACCGACCTCATGGCTGCCTGCGCGTGATATGAAGATCTTTGGGGCACGACCCCTCACGTCTACTTCAGATATCGGTCTCGTCAAGTGTGGCGATTGTGGTAAACCCATACTACGGAGCTTCATATTAGAACACTCAG ACACATGTGCCCTCATCCGAAgtggaggaaagaaaggcgCCAAGGGCAAGGCCAATGCTGCAGACGGTGACG ACAAGAAAGGAGGCAAGAAGCGCAAGGCGTCTCCCTCACCGGACGAGCCGTCAAAGAAGAAGGCCAAGCCCGCGACAAAGGTGACCAAAGGGCGCATGAAGGGTCCCGTGGACTATGACAAGCAGTGCGGTGTGATCAACGACAAAGGCATGCCATGCTCGCGTTCGCTGACATGCAAATCGCACGCCATGGGCGCTAAGCGCGCCGTGCAAGGGCGCTCACGCAAGTACGACGAACTGCTGCTCGAGTGGCAACGCGCGAACAACCCCAACTTTGTCGAGCCTGTAAAGCGCGAGACTAAAGccgagaagaaggagaagagggagaaggaaaagtTGGAAAAGAAGAGGCTTGCGGGCGAGGCTGCTGCGGCGCTTGGCGTGGATCCAGCGACGATGAGCAAGAAACTAGCTGCGGCGGGTTCGAGCAAGAAGATTGGGAAGaaggccgctgctgctgcggccGCGCAGCAGAGGTTGGCGGAGGAGCTGAGGGAGGATGTCGATGAGGATGTTGAGGAGCTGGACTCGGAGGTCGAGGTGGAGGAGTTGATCAAGAGCGTGCGCGTGGCGAAAGAGAACGGGGTTATTGGCGTACCTCTGGCTGTCCCTTGCGATGCGGGGACTTGGTTTATTCAAAGAAGGGAGCGTGTGAGGTGCTGTCGAGATCTGCTCTTCAACGCATTGGGAAGCGCTGGTGGAACAGGGGCACCTGGGAGCATGATCACTTCTACCATGGGATTGATGAACAGGAGTACAAGTTTGACTGCCGGAAATCCTGGCGGTATACTGCGACTGGCTTGA
- a CDS encoding putative WRKY transcription factor 19, producing the protein MDLALDAYTLTPNEIHQISQHNAYVSPFKTKAIASQFDDSNGEVILVCPTNDNTTRLRPMLIGGTSSKARWGSINNILFKVKRWQSIPHQNLIAIQGLYASLDVPLLTLVSNPPRLTIIQYLLQHPEYDRHKACVQVSEGLDYLHRHSIVHGAIRGSNILVNPDGTCVLGEFSAEHIPTESTLTRYANWIAPELVSAQRFKSFLIDNYYHDYNGEYKMPSDIFALGCTAIEIYTGSPPDTIRIPYDEVKTHTQLADIHREPTPLEEALIPKNVMSAITSMLQLVPNRRPHSGNAFKWLQHPERKRITARPPVLAKSMLWQAMRTDI; encoded by the exons ATGGATCTCGCCCTCGACGCCTATACACTCACACCGAACGAGATACATCAAATCTCCCAGCATAATGCATATGTCTCACCGTTTAAAACAAAGGCCATCGCCAGCCAATTTGACGATTCGAATGGCGAG GTCATCCTTGTGTGCCCAACGAACGATAATACCACCCGTCTGAGACCGATGCTCATCGGGGGAACCTCGTCCAAGGCTCGGTGGGGATCCATCAAC AATATACTCTTCAAGGTCAAAAGATGGCAGAGTATACCCCATCAGAATCTCATTGCGATTCAAGGTCTTTACGCCAGTCTCGATGTGCCCCTGTTGACCCTTGTATCAAATCCTCCGAGACTCACTATCATCCAATATTTGTTGCAACATCCAGAATATGATCGACATAAAGCG TGCGTGCAAGTTTCAGAAGGATTGGATTACCTACATCGGCATTCCATCGTGCACGGAGCGATCCGAGGC TCAAATATTCTCGTCAACCCAGACGGCACCTGTGTTCTCGGCGAGTTTTCCGCAGAGCACATACCCACAGAATCCACCCTGACACGGTACGCCAATTGGATAGCACCCGAACTTGTATCGGCACAGCGATTCAAATCCTTCCTCATTGATAATTACTACCACGACTACAACGGAGAGTACAAAATGCCGAGTGATATTTTCGCCTTGGGATGTACCGCTATTGAA ATCTACACCGGCTCTCCTCCAGATACTATACGAATCCCTTATGACGAGGTTAAAACCCATACTCAGCTAGCAGATATCCACCGAGAACCCACCCCACTAGAGGAGGCTCTAATTCCGAAAAATGTTATGTCTGCTATAACCAGCATGCTTCAACTCGTCCCCAACAGGCGACCTCACTCGGGCAACGCTTTCAAGTGGCTCCAGCACCCGGAACGAAAACGCATTACTGCCCGACCTCCGGTTTTAGCTAAATCCATGCTGTGGCAAGCAATGCGGACAGATATCTAA
- a CDS encoding Transmembrane emp24 domain-containing protein 9, which yields MRLLLFSLFLSFLSAVHALHFYLDANQKRCFIEELPTDTVVEGHYRALEWNEQEQKYGENPELGIVVLVQEEPSGHVVVQTTGPLDGKFTFTSHEAGDHSICLSTNYTSWFSHTHIRLYLDIVVGSTKPDVEHDRSHVSELASKIRDLNQKLEDIRREQQYQREREEDYRDLSEATNARAVWYSVVQILVLVTTCAWQLRHLKAFFEDRKMR from the exons ATGcgcctccttctcttttctttattCTTGTCTTTTCTCTCTGCTGTCCATGCCCTTCATTTCTATCTCGATGCCAATCAGAAACGATGTTTTATTGAAGAGCTTCCCACCGACACCGTTGTAGAAG GCCACTACCGCGCCCTTGAATGGAACGAACAGGAACAAAAATACGGTGAAAACCCAGAGCTAGGTATTGTTGTCCTGGTTCAG GAAGAACCCTCGGGCCACGTCGTGGTGCAAACCACCGGCCCTCTCGACGGAaaattcacattcacatcgCACGAGGCGGGCGACCACTCTATCTGCCTCTCCACCAACTACACATCCTGGTTCAGTCACACTCACATTCGCCTCTACCTCGATATCGTCGTCGGCTCGACGAAACCCGATGTTGAACACGATAGGTCCCACGTCTCCGAACTTGCTTCCAAAATCCGCGACCTTAATCAGAAGCTGGAGGATATCAGGAGAGAGCAGCAGTAtcagagagaaagagaagaggatTATAGGGATCTCAGTGAGGCAACCAATGCTCGCGCGGTATGGTACAGCGTAGTGCAAATTCTTGTCCTCGTTACAACGTGTGCATGGCAGCTGCGTCATTTGAAG GCCTTTTTCGAGGACAGGAAGATGCGATAG
- a CDS encoding Enoyl-[acyl-carrier-protein] reductase, mitochondrial, translating into MSDQQDGPHTGVPFTYFCSLVREIASIAPTTPRTRRAQRSRVSSGQERTALNVFKKWVENLRLRFSPLLHGTTAICFKFLFPEEDWRRRYDIQEKTMAKLLQECYGINEALFDSLSLEESSGCLGEELKVVLNQRTSEEGQNAISPLTISDVSELLDQLAASSPYSDDSIRHKKFPQEYKRGDLMRKLFRTLSPHDASVLTQIILKDLKPLLYPLNEFHYTTALTTFDSASVKMLTLQQAMKAWDDSNHLLRFYGFCCCIDKAGAFAENPTKSLKDVRPSIGSMIAVPKSQKGTSYQQSLDYFYKSKLVWGETKYDGERVQGHVQIGENNRLEITLFSKSKRDSTSDRCAVHNIIFSALGLDKPGRPRRGGKRQVKRNIIFDAEMVAFKNTKIEDFWRIKSLVANTSKGSRRRWRSHKKSDAYTIMNCDESGFSLGLVFFDVMYLDDNSLCWMPYSERRSILESLIQVTPGKAILSSRYPIDMTSPSHAEKELERIFQNHIDQHEEGLVLKAEQSRYNDWNIPWVKLKKDYMPDAKDHIKMVIFAASWEKSRGRSLRVAPSTYTTFYIGGLAPGSSLNNPKPFFHIYFSVSYGLTREDLEELNFLIRNSDTVPFTKSTLAKDNLPYQHSSFPGLNPAPTILLRTPLLAEMFGAGFTKEHNSAHYQPRFPRITKVYRPSERSWREGLTLEALHKIACKSVGREEAESGVNSQDLEVERVVSDMWAQDKKKKPVHAASLSANSPEMDIVSAPCVTPRPSSPIRKRKTREGRATVPIPEAYAEWFDDSDSDRHQDISPEGSRKRPRREDTSFTTEFESTIEEPEPVTPVLQPLTVTTNIPAPGLISPVSLEKPRMSSKKQKMCVEQSPSLCKQTSKSFKTVKKKKALYWFAPTDTMCEVFKSWKEETDKEERRHTLNALLHDCGGKQGIIVIDECDSKTKQVITQKLNAEIVNDIINLLMFSLLRSSSVSLARRFSTSTVRPDRAVVYAIPGPPTEVLRVLTYPDLPPPPPNTLNIKFLLAPINPADINVVEGVYPTKPSKLDALVFDDERGTLNVGGNEGLAKVTALGQTDASHGLKVGDWVIMTRQQAGTWATHRNVEFEDVAKVPGAEALTETQAATLTVNPPTAYNMLNDFVDLKPGDWVIQNGANSAVGQAVIQIAKSRGLKTINLIRDRPDLDQLVSKLQSLGADHVLTYDQLADKSVREKIKAWTGGKPIRLGLNCVGGKDTTSMARFLGNDAHLVSYGAMARQPLSLPVSLFIFKNLTCHGFWQSRWYLQRSLAEREGLMQKLVDLMKEKKLDTPEHEIVQISARDTDEEATVKIRKTLEAMSEGRYGKKVLLKIESE; encoded by the exons ATGTCCGACCAGCAGGATGGTCCCCATACAGGTGTCCCCTTCACATA CTTCTGCTCGCTTGTGCGTGAGATAGCGTCAATCGCGCCTACCACGCCTCGGACCCGACGCGCTCAGCGCTCGCGCGTTTCGTCCGGACAAGAGAGGACGGCCCTTAACGTGTTCAAGAAATGGGTGGAGAATCTTCGTCTCCgattctctcctctccttcatGGCACTACCGCCATATgcttcaaatttttgtttccGGAAGAGGACTGGCGACGGAGGTACGATATTCAGGAAAAGACCATGGCCAAGCTTCTACAGGAGTGTTATGGCATTAACGAGGCGCTATTTGACTCGTTGAGCTTGGAGGAATCTTCTGGGTGCCTTGGGGAAGAGCTCAAAGTGGTTCTGAACCAGAGAACGTCG GAGGAAGGACAGAACGCTATCAGCCCTCTGACTATATCTGACGTGTCTGAACTGTTAGACCAACTAGCAGCAAGCTCGCCTTACTCCGATGACTCGATACGACACAAAAAATTCCCACAAGAGTATAAACGAGGCGATCTTATGCGCAAACTGTTTCGAACGCTCTCGCCCCATGACGCATCGGTTCTCACCCAAATTATTCTCAAAGATCTGAAGCCTTTGTTATACCCCCTGAATGAATTCCACTATACCACGGCTCTGACGACTTTTGATTCAGCCTCTGTCAAGATGCTCACTCTGCAACAGGCCATGAAGGCGTGGGATGACTCGAACCATTTACTGCGCTTTTATGGGTTTTGTTGCTGTATTGACAAAGCTGGAGCGTTCGCAGAAAACCCGACCAAGTCGTTGAAAGATGTTCGCCCGTCCATTGGATCCATGATAGCT GTGCCAAAATCACAAAAAGGCACAAGTTATCAACAAAGCCTGGATTACTTTTATAAATCAAAGTTAGTATGGGGTGAGACGAAATATGATGGCGAACGAGTACAGGGCCATGTACAGATAGGCGAGAACAACAGATTGGAAATCACCCTCTTCAGTAAGAGCAAACGGGATTCGACATCCGACAGATGCGCTGTGCACAATATAATATTCAGTGCTCTTGGACTGGATAAACCAGGACGCCCGAGACGGGGTGGAAAGCGTCAGGTGAAAAGGAACATCATTTTTGACGCTGAGATGGTGGCTTTTAAAAACACCAAAATTGAAG ATTTTTGGAGGATCAAGTCACTGGTCGCAAATACCTCGAAAGGATCTAGGCGCAGATGGCGCTCGCACAAGAAATCAGACGCATACACCAT catGAACTGCGATGAAAGCGGTTTCAGCCTAGGtctcgtcttcttcgacgTGATGTATCTAGACGACAATTCCCTGTGTTGGATGCCGTACTCGGAACGGCGTTCGATTCTGGAGTCACTTATCCAAGTAACTCCAGGAAAGGCTATCCTCTCCAGTCGATACCCTATAGACATGACTTCCCCTTCTCATGCCGAGAAGGAGCTGGAGAGGATCTTTCAGAATCACATTGACCAACATGAAGAAGGACTCGTTCTCAAAGCTGAACAATCGAGATATAACGACTGGAACATACCTTGGGTCAAACTGAAGAAGGATTATATGCCTGACGCAAAGGATCACATCAAAATGGTTATTTTTGCTGCAAGTTGGGAAAAGAGCCGTGGGCGTTCCCTAAGAG TTGCGCCATCGACGTATACAACATTCTACATAGGAGGTTTAGCCCCTGGGTCGAGTCTCAAC AACCCCAAACCTTTCTTTCACATATATTTCAGTGTATCGTATGGACTGACCCGCGAAGATCTAGAGGAGCTTAACTTTTTGATCAGAAACTCTGATACCGTACCTTTTACTAAATCGACTTTG GCCAAGGATAACCTGCCCTATCAACACTCGTCGTTTCCAGGCCTCAATCCTGCACCAACAATATTATTGCGTACACCACTGCTTGCAGAAATGTTTGGTGCAGGGTTCACCAAAGAACACAACAGTGCT CACTACCAACCGCGATTTCCGCGTATTACCAAGGTTTATCGGCCCAGCGAGCGCAGCTGGAGAGAAGGACTGACGCTCGAAGCTCTCCATAAAATCGCATGCAAATCCGTCGGGCGTGAGGAGGCAGAATCCGGTGTGAATTCTCAAGATCTGGAGGTTGAGAGAGTGGTGAGCGATATGTGGGCGCaagacaagaagaagaagcccGTGCATGCAGCAAGTTTGAGTGCAAATTCGCCTGAGATGGACATTGTAAGTGCGCCGTGTGTGACACCAAGGCCCTCAAGTCCGATTCGAAAGCGCAAGACAAGAGAAGGCAGAGCAACTGTGCCCATACCCGAGGCTTATGCTGAGTGGTTCGATGACTCGGACAGTGACAGACATCAAGACATTTCCCCCGAGGGTAGTCGCAAGCGACCAAGAAGAGAAGACACAAGCTTTACGACCGAGTTTGAGAGCACGATTGAAGAGCCAGAACCAGTTACTCCGGTCCTGCAACCATTGACCGTCACCACGAACATACCAGCACCGGGACTGATTTCGCCTGTAAGCCTGGAGAAGCCGCGGATGAGTTCCAAGAAACAAAAGATGTGTGTTGAGCAGTCTCCGAGTCTTTGCAAGCAAACTAGCAAGAGTTTCAAGAcagtgaagaagaaaaaagcacTGTACTGGTTTGCTCCAACGGATACAATGTGTGAGGTGTTCAAATCATGGAAGGAAGAAACGGACAAGGAAGAACGCAGACACACACTGAATGCACTGCTGCACGACTGCGGTGGGAAGCAAGGAATAATTGTTATTGACGAGTGTGACAGCAAGACCAAGCAAGTTATCACACAGAAGCTGAATGCAGAGATTGTT AATGACATCATCAATCTCCTTATGTTTTCCCTCCTGCGCTCATCCTCCGTCTCCCTTGCCCGTCGTTTCTCGACCTCCACAGTCCGTCCAGACCGCGCAGTCGTCTACGCCATCCCAGGCCCACCGACAGAGGTCCTGCGCGTGCTCACATACCCAGATCTCCCTCCGCCACCACCCAACACTCTCAATATCAAGTTCCTCCTCGCACCGATCAACCCAGCAGACATCAATGTCGTCGAGGGTGTCTACCCTACCAAACCATCCAAGCTAGACGCGCTCGTCTTCGATGACGAGCGCGGCACACTCAATGTCGGTGGGAACGAGGGGCTCGCAAAGGTCACCGCCCTGGGGCAAACAGACGCTTCACACGGACTCAAGGTCGGCGACTGGGTCATCATGACGCGCCAGCAGGCTGGGACGTGGGCCACCCACAGAAACGTCGAGTTCGAAGACGTCGCTAAAGTCCCTGGTGCTGAAGCGTTGACAGAAACCCAGGCGGCGACATTGACC GTCAATCCTCCGACAGCTTACAACATGCTCAATGACTTTGTCGACCTCAAACCAGGCGACTGGGTCATTCAGAACGGTGCCAACAGCGCT GTCGGGCAAGCCGTAATTCAGATCGCGAAATCGCGTGGGCTCAAAACGATTAATCTCATCCGCGACAG ACCCGACCTCGACCAACTCGTTTCCAAATTGCAATCCCTGGGTGCAGACCACGTTCTCACATACGACCAGCTCGCGGACAAATCCGTGAGAGAGAAAATCAAGGCATGGACGGGTGGGAAG CCTATTCGCTTGGGCTTGAATTGCGTCG GAGGGAAGGATACGACATCAATGGCTCGTTTTCTCGGTAACGATGCCCATTTGGTGTCGTATGGAGCCATGGCAAGGCAACCTTTATCCCTTCCCGTGTCTTTGTTCATATTCAAAAACCTGACATGCCATGGTTTCTGGCAAAGCCGGTGGTATCTCCAACGGTCACTTGCCGAGCGTGAAGGCTTGATGCAAAAGCTCGTAGACCTgatgaaagagaaaaag TTGGATACGCCGGAACACGAGATTGTGCAGATATCGGCGCGAGATACCGACGAGGAGGCCACGGTCAAGATTCGGAAGACATTGGAGGCCATGTCGGAAGGCCgttatggaaagaaagtgTTGTTGAAGATAGAAAGCGAGTGA
- a CDS encoding Serine/threonine-protein kinase 32A, translating into MGAVCCRPQPIDFDGEVNLFHFMLLRCVGKGAFGKVRVVQHKQTRDLYALKYINKAKCVKMKAVPNVVQERRLLEEVDHPFIVNLRYAFQDDENCFFVLDLMLGGDLRFHLERLGHMPEDTVRFYMAQLSSALAYLHEMGIMHRDLKPDNILLDERGNAHLTDFNIAVHFGERKLTGVAGSMAYMAPEILMKRGYTYCIDWWSLGVCAYELIFGRRPFRGRSNSDLTYSISRDPLKWPEDADKKCSRHGIQVLKGLLERDPTKRFGCKPNGEGFQELRRHPWFKPIDWDTLESKEQTPPFTPDAKKANFDASHELEELLLEDNPLKAKARKANQENLSAEMKQMEEQFTSYDFKKMQRRSYYPHNQHLISTATATSSGLASSRPGTPANDLRVENSGLRVEGEGNGIMYTSNGNSLEINAGDDIMMKEKDTLRVDRMHEKDYS; encoded by the exons ATGGGTGCAGTCTGCTGTAGGCCCCAG CCTATCGACTTTGATGGCGAAGTCAATCTCTTCCACTTCATGCTCCTCAGATGTGTCGGCAAGGGGGCCTTTGGCAAA GTCAGGGTTGTCCAGCACAAACAGACCCGCGACCTCTACGCCCTCAAGTACATCAACAAGGCCAAGTGTGTAAAGATGAAAGCTGTCCCAAACGTAGTCCAGGAGCGCCGTCTTTTGGAAGAG GTCGATCACCCCTTCATTGTCAATTTGCGGTATGCCTTTCAAGACGACGAAAATTGTTTCTTTGTTCTAGATCTGATGCTGGGCGGTGACCTTCGTT TTCACCTTGAGCGGCTGGGACATATGCCCGAAGATACCGTCCGCTTTTATATGGCCCAACTTTCTTCAGCTCTGGCTTATTTACACGAGATGGGAATAATGCATCG GGACCTTAAACCTGACAATATTCTTCTTGACGAACGCGGAAACGCCCATTTAACCGATTTTAACATAGCAGTTCATTTTGGTGAACGCAAACTTACAGGTGTCGCAGGATCTATGGCATATATGGCTCCAGA GATCCTCATGAAGCGAGGCTACACATACTGCATCGATTGGTGGTCACTAGGCGTTTGTGCCTACGAGCTTATCTTTGGTCGACGGCCGTTTAGAGGCAGGTCCAATAGCGACCTGACATACAGCATCTCGCGAGACCCCTTAAAATGGCCAGAGGATGCTGACAAGAAGTGCAGTCGGCACGGAATTCAAGTGTTGAAAGGG CTTCTGGAACGGGATCCAACCAAGCGTTTCGGTTGCAAACCAAACGGGGAGGGATTCCAAGAATTGCGTCGCCACCCATGGTTTAAACCTATTGACTGGGATACTCTAGAAAGCAAAGAACAGACGCCTCCTTTCACCCCCGAC GCTAAGAAAGCTAATTTCGATGCATCTCATGAGCTCGAAGAGTTGCTGCTAGAGGATAACCCTCTGAAAGCAAAGGCGCGTAAAGCCAACCAGGAAAATTTAAGCGCGGAAATGAAACAAATGGAAGAACA ATTCACTTCGTATGATTTCAAGAAAATGCAGCGTCGATCCTATTACCCTCACAATCAGCACCTTATATCCACAGCCACAGCGACATCGTCAGGTCTAGCATCGTCACGACCGGGCACCCCTGCCAATGATCTTCGAGTGGAAAACAGCGGGCTGCGTGTTGAAGGCGAGGGAAACGGTATCATGTATACCAGTAATGGCAATAGCCTGGAGATAAACGCAGGCGACGACATcatgatgaaagaaaaggacaCCCTTCGAGTAGACAGGATGCACGAGAAGGATTACTCATAG
- a CDS encoding Guanylate kinase has translation MARRPDFLRPLVLSGPSGVGKSTLLKRLFAEFPDSFGFSVSHTTREPRLGEVNGKDYHFTTIQSFRELIQQGAFIEHAEFSGNFYGTSFETVRQVQQGGRRCILDIEAQGVRQIKKTDLNPVYLFISPPSMADLRARLQGRGTETESSVQKRLATALKEIQYAKEDNAHDLVIVNDDLDRAYDLFKKVALGEEIVSDTLPPLDD, from the exons ATGGCCCGTCGTCCAGACTTTCTCCGTCCTCTCGTTCTCTCAGGGCCGTCGGGCGTAGGCAAGAGCACCCTGCTCAAGAGGCTCTTTGCAGAGTTTCCTGATTCTTTTGGCTTCAGCGTCTCCC ACACCACTCGGGAGCCACGTCTAGGCGAGGTTAATGGCAAGGATTATCACTTTACCACCATACAATCGTTCAGGGAGCTCATTCAGCAGGGCGCCTTCATCGAGCATGCCGAGTTTTCCGGCAATTTCTACGGCACCAGCTTCGAGACCGTCCGCCAAGTTCAGCAAGGTGGTCGGCGGTGCATACTTGACATTGAAGCGCAG GGCGTCCGTCAAATAAAAAAGACCGATCTTAATCCCGTTTATCTCTTCATCTCCCCACCCTCCATGGCCGATCTGCGTGCTCGACTGCAAGGCCGCGGCACAGAGACTGAGAGCTCTGTTCAAAAGCGTCTGGCAACAGCTCTCAAAGAAATTCAGTACGCCAAAGAAGACAACGCCCACGACCTTGTCATTGTCAACGACGACCTGGATCGTGCGTATGACCTGTTCAAAAAGGTGGCTCTAGGAGAGGAGATTGTTAGCGATACCCTTCCTCCTCTGGATGACTGA